A genome region from Bacillaceae bacterium IKA-2 includes the following:
- a CDS encoding DUF6173 family protein, whose amino-acid sequence MEFPQIKVVTPNLNCPDIIIPTNPNLASESFEGLVKMINEFDQKLDEHHEVGMRLVSFGKSIQFHVEDLGYYNPSLIIFYGRTEDGQPLELIQHVSQISFLLMAVKRLSPEEPKKRIEKRIGFNVEKDKEEEHPKP is encoded by the coding sequence ATGGAATTTCCCCAAATCAAAGTAGTTACTCCTAATCTTAATTGTCCAGATATTATCATTCCTACTAATCCTAATTTGGCAAGTGAATCTTTTGAAGGTTTAGTAAAAATGATTAATGAATTTGATCAAAAGTTGGATGAACATCATGAAGTTGGAATGCGTTTAGTTTCATTTGGTAAGAGTATTCAATTTCACGTTGAGGATTTAGGTTATTATAATCCAAGTTTAATTATATTTTACGGCAGAACTGAAGATGGACAACCTTTGGAGTTAATTCAGCATGTATCACAAATCAGTTTTTTGTTAATGGCTGTAAAGAGATTAAGTCCTGAAGAACCAAAAAAACGCATCGAAAAACGGATCGGGTTTAACGTTGAAAAAGATAAAGAGGAAGAGCATCCTAAACCTTGA